Below is a genomic region from Gasterosteus aculeatus chromosome 2, fGasAcu3.hap1.1, whole genome shotgun sequence.
CTACCCCTAGAACCTCCAGAAAATAGTGGAGCTGTCTCAATTTGCAAGGAGGAGGCAGATGCTGTCTGTCTACCCCAGTTGTCTTCCCCACATATGGGCTCCTCTTCAAAGCAAAGtcatctcttcctccccttgAGGAGAGACGACCCAAAGCAGAGCTCCATCCGGGCAAGGCTTCATGATGGGTGACTTTCTCACATTTACACCAGATTAGAAATAATGCAATGGCATCACAAGATAGAAAGATCATAAGACAATCATATCAATGGGTTGACTGAGAATATGGTgtgatgaagaaataaatatgtCTGTATCATATATAGTCAAAGTTCTGTTGAATGGCAAGGTGAACAGTTTACTAGCTTGAGGAGTTACAGAAGGTTCCCGATTCTGGCTCACGTCCTACTTACTTCAGGACTCTAACCCAACATTTATGGAGTGCAGCTCCCTAGTAGGGCAGTATAGTATTATAAGCTCCTTAGGATAAgatggtgcctcaccagcaagtgccttgtaggtgagaagaAGTACATtaaaattctattcttgatttaacagagaGGCAGTGCAGatttaatacaggagtaatatgatcccttttcttagtttgtGTTAATACACgcgctgcagcattctgaatcaactggagaggcttaagagagcagcctgataataaTATGAAATAAACCTCTTTTTCAATATATAATGTAGATAAAAAAGGCCGTTCTTGGAGTCTGCTTTATCTGCGACTTAAAagacatatcctggtcgaagagaactccaagattcttgaTAGTGCTGCTGGacaccagagcaattccatccagaAAACCTATGTCACCAGACAGCTGACCTTGAAGCCGCTCTGGGCCTATAAAGATAActtctttttttagtttaacATCAAGAAGTTTCTGCTCGTTTTGATGTGGTGAGGAGGTCTAACAAGCTGATTGGTCTCGTCTGGCGTAATTGACAGATAGAATTGAGTATAGTCTGCATAACAATGCAGTTCATGCCATGTTTTCTGATAGAATCGGAAGGAAGGAAGCATATACATGGTAAATAAAATCGTGGAACCTTGTGGGACAttgtgaccaacattggtggagGGTTCACCGACACAAACTGGGATCATCCAGCGTGTGGCTCCTTTACTACCAATCCAATGTCTCTGAAACAGGATGCAATGATCAAgggtatcaaatgcagcactgaggtccgGCAAGAAAAGAACAGAGACAAGTCCTTTGTCCGATTGCAAGTAGAGAAATATTTGTAATTtccaccagtgctgtttctgtgcccactcgaaatcctgactgaaaatcctcaaaaaaacacattgttatgTAGAAAGTCACACAACTGATTTGCATGTAATTTTTCAAGGACGAAAGATTAGAGATCTTTCCTGAAGAGGGTGAAACCTCTGAACGTGGTTAACATGAAGCTTTTTTCACTCTGTAATCACTGCAATCACGTTCAACCTTTGGCTTAGCCTATTCAAGAAACTTGAATAGGTCTTTACTTGTATGGAACAACTTTGAAGGTACTTCTGTTACAGCACTAGTAGGTTATATCCCTGAGACATTTCTGTCCCGCCAGCATCCCTGAGGAGACCAGCGCCCTGTTTGTGAGTGGCTTCTGTCGCTGGCCGGGCTGTGACGTGATGTCTGAAGATTTCCCTAGTTTCTTAAAGTAAGTCACCCGCTCCTTCATTCATGCCATCACTCCTCCTTAACGTGCTGCATATTTGGGCAGGATTGCTTTCAACTTTCTGAAAGTAGGACTAAGTTGatcagtaatgtaatgtaactattTTCAAACAAATGTGATTATTTGAAGTAAATCTATCAGGATATATGCCGCTCCATCTTACCCAAAgtacacagcaaatttcagagagttaaattgactctgtgagcTGGTGTTAATATTGTCCCAATCTTATAAGGGTTAAATCaagttaactcggaataagtgtcaaaaaaaatctgcccagtgttaaatacattacatgtcatttagcttacacgtttatccaaagcgacacacattccatttttaacccatggtttttacattttagcctgggagcaattaggggttgggtgtcttgcttaGGGACACTTTGATATGGGACATGTagcagccagggttcaaaccaccaaccttgtggttcccagctcaCCCTCTCCAATCCATGCGCCACAGTACGTACGAGTTAAAGCGATCACCAAgaagtgtgacactgtacagttacatttcaaacctatcaaagagttcATTTAACTCTACAAAGTGTCGCAAATGAACATGATCTTGACACtgaataatgactccagctcttttgtacaattgactctgtaagagttgaatcaaccttttgcagtgtgattccaacttcaacacttttgcctaaCACCAGAAAATTAACAGAATTTTGCTGTGAAGAATTCCTGCAGAACCATTCACTGAGGACACGAGAACAAAGAACTTTTCAGATGCCGTGTGGTCAGGAGACGCTTTGAGTTTTAATGGAACTACAGTAGGCTAGCACTTCCATTTGATGACTGTGGCTCAATAGAGAGCAGGGTCctccttcaatcagaggatcaGCGGTTTCATCCACAGTTCCGCTAGTGTCCATGTCGATGTGGTtatgggcaagacacttaaccccaacattgGCACTGTGTATAGTAGCTCATCTCATCAGTGTCTAGCTTCTGGTTGAGGtaagcagacacacaaatggATGGAGGACAGCACAGCCCTGCGATCTTTACGTCTCTCGCCCGATGACAGATCGAATTGACTCCAGGCCTCCCGCGACCCTCTAAGGATGAGCGGTATAGAAGATGACTGGCTGACTGACAAATGGACACTACATCAGATCTGACTCTGTACTGGACACTAATAGATAAATCCTAAGGGGTTTCATGGCAAACAAGTGCACTTCCCACAAACAGTGGACCACTAACCTTGGCCTACTTTGTGTTCTAGGCATCTCCATTCTGAACACAGTCATGGGGAGAAAAGCATTGCGCAGTGGAAGGTCCAGCAAGATATTGTTCAGTGCATGGAAAGTCAGGTGGGAACTAAACAAAGCTAGAAGGTCTACAACTACATTATgaatatgcttttaaaaaaacttaATGTAAGCTATATCAGCTGTACTATATCGTGACTTATCACACCTCACATTGTATCCTTTCAGCTCATCCTGGAAAAACAGAAACTCATTGCGATGCAACTTCATCTGCACCTatctggacacaaacacactgatatGGTATGTTGGTTCCAATTGCTCTTGGCTTTCACTGTTTATTTAGCTTAATTTGCCTGATCAAATAATTATTAGTGTACCTTGATGAGTTTTAGGAATATTTATTAAAACTCTTGAATGTACTTTTTGTCATTCTGTGCTGAAGGCAGCGTCTGAGTGGCCGCACAGTCTTCCTCTGTTCCTGCCCCAGCCTCAGGTAACGGATGGAGACAAAGTGCAACAATGGGGCATCAAACATCTGGAGGAGTTTTCTCAGCATGGCTACAGCATGGCTGCTGGGGCCGCACACATTCTCCCAGGTACCACACTTTTTATGGT
It encodes:
- the LOC120828973 gene encoding forkhead box protein P1-like isoform X1, whose product is MDGLRQKLQRPSVLRRVSQTASRQQHEPPENSGAVSICKEEADAVCLPQLSSPHMGSSSKQSHLFLPLRRDDPKQSSIRARLHDGIPEETSALFVSGFCRWPGCDVMSEDFPSFLKHLHSEHSHGEKSIAQWKVQQDIVQCMESQLILEKQKLIAMQLHLHLSGHKHTDMAASEWPHSLPLFLPQPQVTDGDKVQQWGIKHLEEFSQHGYSMAAGAAHILPDLVPSIECYKYSNIRPPYTYAYLIRWSILESVDKQRTLNEIYNWFTTMFFYFRHNTATWKNAVRHNLSLHKCFVRVEGGKGAVWTVDETEYQRRKGQKYHRYTPSQHPCSPFQIYSGDIWALQDRKGVHFCFLPQGKA
- the LOC120828973 gene encoding forkhead box protein P1-like isoform X2 — encoded protein: MDGLRQKLQRPSVLRRVSQTASRQQHEPPENSGAVSICKEEADAVCLPQLSSPHMGSSSKQSHLFLPLRRDDPKQSSIRARLHDGIPEETSALFVSGFCRWPGCDVMSEDFPSFLKHLHSEHSHGEKSIAQWKVQQDIVQCMESQLILEKQKLIAMQLHLHLSGHKHTDMAASEWPHSLPLFLPQPQVTDGDKVQQWGIKHLEEFSQHGYSMAAGAAHILPDLVPSIECYKYSNIRPPYTYAYLIRWSILESVDKQRTLNEIYNWFTTMFFYFRHNTATWKNAVRHNLSLHKCFVRVEGGKGAVWTVDETEYQRRKGQKYHRDCPVKWLTSYPRYCPEDP